The nucleotide sequence TAGCGGTGGCCGCGCTCCAGGGCCGCGACCTGCGCCTCGGCGTCGGCCGGGCTCAGGCCCTTGGCGGTCTCGTAGGCCTTCACCACCGCGGCCCGCACGTCGCGCGCCATGTTCTTGGCGTCGCCGCAGACGTACAGATGGGCGCCGCCGTCGAGCCATGAGACCAACTCGGCGGCGTTCTGGGTGATCCGGTCCTGCACGTAGATCTTCTCGGGCTGGTCGCGCGAGAAGGCCACGTCGATCTTGGTCAGCGAACCGTCCTCCAGAGCCTCCTGCCACTCCAGCTGGTAGAGGAAGTCGTGGGTGAACTGGCGGTCGCCGAAGAACAGCCAGGACCGGCCGGGAGCCTCCGTCGCGCGGCGCTCCTGCACGAAGGCGCGGAAGGGCGCCACGCCAGTGCCGGGCCCGACCATGATGATGTCGGTGGCGGGATCCTGCGGCAAGCGGAAATGGCGGTTCGGCTTCAGCCGCACCCGCAGCTTGGCGCCGTCGCGGATGCGGTCGGCCACGTGCACCGAGGTGACGCCGGAGCGGGCGCGCCCGTGGGTCTCGTAGCGCACGGCGGCGATCGTCAGGTGGACCTCGTCACCCACCTCCTTGCGCGAGGAGGCGATCGAGTAGGCCCGCGGCGGCAGCGGACGGGTGATGGCGTTGAGGTGCTCGCCGGTGAGCTTGGCCGGGTAGGTCTCGATCAGGTCGATGAGCTGACGGCCCTCGATCCAGGCGCGCGCCTCGCCGCTCTCGACGAGCTTGCGCGCCTCCTCGTGGCCCGTCGCTTTGACGAAGCGCTCGATCGTGGCGGCCGAGAGGGTGGTGATGTCGCGCTCGGCGATGAGCGCCTTGCGCAGGGCCTCGTCGCCCTCAAGCTCCGCAGCCTTGAGGATCTCTTCCACGAGTTGCGGGTCGTTCTCGGGGTAGATCTCCAGCGAATCGCCCGGCTCGTAGGCCGGCGCGCCGTCCTCGAAGGCCAGCGCGAGGTGGATCGTCTCCTTGTCGGAGCGCGAGGAGTTGAGGTTCACGTGCTCGACGACCTCGACCACGTGGGGCTCGCGGCTGGGCTCGGCATCCTCGTCCTCGGCCCCGGCCGCGCGAGCGAAATCGACCGCCACCACGTTGTCGGCGGGCGCGGGCGCGAGCGCCTTCAGCGTGGCCTTGATCCAGTCGGCGGCGGGCTTCTCGAAATCGAGATCGAGGTCGGCACGCTCCGCCGCGCGCTTGGCCCCCAGCGCCTCGAAGCGGGCGTCGAGCGCCTTGCCGATGGCG is from Methylobacterium radiodurans and encodes:
- a CDS encoding diflavin oxidoreductase; amino-acid sequence: MSRQAILPRTAPFADSERASLDAVLGAATPIQRAWLAGFLAGLDAAGGQPAAVPAAPPKAAEPLTILFASESGNSEKLAGDVGKLARKQGFKPKVVDFADLDLATLPKAGKIVAIAATWGEGEPPARAVRAYGELMGDAAPRLDGVAFAVLALGDTSYAEFCAIGKALDARFEALGAKRAAERADLDLDFEKPAADWIKATLKALAPAPADNVVAVDFARAAGAEDEDAEPSREPHVVEVVEHVNLNSSRSDKETIHLALAFEDGAPAYEPGDSLEIYPENDPQLVEEILKAAELEGDEALRKALIAERDITTLSAATIERFVKATGHEEARKLVESGEARAWIEGRQLIDLIETYPAKLTGEHLNAITRPLPPRAYSIASSRKEVGDEVHLTIAAVRYETHGRARSGVTSVHVADRIRDGAKLRVRLKPNRHFRLPQDPATDIIMVGPGTGVAPFRAFVQERRATEAPGRSWLFFGDRQFTHDFLYQLEWQEALEDGSLTKIDVAFSRDQPEKIYVQDRITQNAAELVSWLDGGAHLYVCGDAKNMARDVRAAVVKAYETAKGLSPADAEAQVAALERGHRYQQDVY